The following proteins are encoded in a genomic region of Nicotiana sylvestris chromosome 4, ASM39365v2, whole genome shotgun sequence:
- the LOC138889634 gene encoding uncharacterized protein gives MAKTSKTIPQKENASSSWTAGDKTPVEPCPEECVPEWGGVLTSDFKVEKTSSVLVLGQDAVMRPPSREEEVSPLAPKPAKDKKRKRVSTSKDPKPKKSKACKPKKDTVPLPTKVAQRLREEEEEDEDDDSKLVARVKKNTEAPKAAESVRVEDIQPRIEEVLEEGSSKVPESLETEDASCRNEQSVGMPEGAGSEALRNEVNAPSDSIGAIIIGYSLTLPTFSEEAIQEAQAMGTPDVEGAHRGEDLFHGCFIGVEDVADLIEASSLFDETEQALSRKIEELKARLAAELAKFKSEAEKAKAGVEAIVAVDQSDAEASQAQVRESVEATENRAFWIAELAKCQSRRETLKEIHARGFGLTDDIRKAKELEDDAKELTSSDNDDNAGSKSGSESGDGHDGEGAALENN, from the exons ATGGCAAAAACGTCAAAAACTATTCCTCAAAAGGAAAACGCTTCTTCATCGTGGACGGCCGGCGATAAAACACCAGTGGAGCCGTGCCCTGAGGAGTGTGTTCCCGAGTGGGGGGGTGTCCTTACTTCTGACTTCAAGGTCGAGAAAACTTCGTCGGTCCTTG TCCTCGGACAAGATGCTGTCATGAGGCCCCCATCCAGGGAGGAGGAGGTTTCGCCCCTGGCCCCGAAACCAGCGAaggataaaaagagaaaaagggtcTCGACCTCCAAGGATCCAAAGCCCAAGAAAAGTAAGGCTTGTAAGCCGAAGAAAGATACCGTCCCTTTGCCTACTAAGGTAGCTCAGCGActaagagaggaagaagaagaagatgaagacgacgACTCCAAACTGGTTGCCCGAGTGAAGAAAAACACCGAGGCCCCAAAGGCTGCTGAGTCGGTGAGGGTTGAAGATATTCAGCCTCGAATCGAGGAGGTCTTGGAAGAGGGCTCAAGCAAAGTCCCCGAGTCGTTGGAGACTGAAGATGCCTCCTGCCGAAATGAGCAATCAGTGGGTATGCCTGAAGGGGCCGGCTCCGAGGCCCTTCGAAATGAAGTGAACGCCCCAAGTGACTCGATTGGGGCAATAATAATTGGATATTCGCTAACCCTCCCTACATTTTCTGAGGAGGCAATTCAGGAAGCCCAAGCCATGGGGACCCCCGATGTGGAAGGAGCCCATAGAGGGGAGGACCTCTTCCATGGATGTTTTATCGGGGTCGAAGATGTTGCCGACCTGATTGAAGCATCGAGTCTCTTCGATGAGACTGAACAAGCCTTGAGTCGG AAAATAGAGGAGCTCAAGGCTCGGTTGGCCGCCGAACTTGCAAAGTTTAAATCTGAGGCAGAAAAAGCAAAGGCTGGCGTGGAGGCGATCGTGGCCGTCGACCAGTCTGATGCTGAAGCTTCTCAAGCCCAAGTAAGAGAATCTGTCGAGGCCACTGAAAATCGAGCTTTTTGGATTGCCGAGCTCGCCAAGTGccaatctcggagggaaactctCAAGGAGATCCATGCTCGAGGTTTCGGTCTTACTGACGATATAAGGAAAGCCAAAGAGCTTGAAGATGATGCCAAAGAATTGACCTCCTCCGACAATGATGATAATGCCGGAAGCAAGAGCGGCTCCGAGAGTGGGGACGGCCACGATGGAGAGGGAGCTGCTCTTGAGAATAATTAG